Proteins co-encoded in one Saprospira grandis genomic window:
- a CDS encoding urocanate hydratase — MLTDNASLTAFQAEILAGIPQELPEYPKMDPSISRAPKRKDILNLEEKKLALKNALRYFPPHLHAQLAPEFMQELKDYGRIYMHRYQPKQAIYARPIEEYPHQSKQAAAIMLMIQNNLDPAVAQHPYELITYGGNGAVFQNWAQYRLTMKYLAEMTDEQTLVMYSGHPMGLFPAPKESPRVVVTNGMMIPNHSKGDDWERYNALGVTQYGQMTAGSYMYIGPQGIVHGTTITVLNAGRLQGSDDLGGKLFVTAGLGGMSGAQAKAAVIAGAIGVVAEADPIATQKRHEQGWVDEVYTDLAKLVERIESARAKKEAVSLAYQGNVVALWEYLVEKNVNVELGSDQTSLHNPYAGGYYPIDMDFDTAKQMMGEQPEQFAQAVQATLRRHVAAINTMSERGMYFFDYGNAFLKAARDEAGADICLPDGRFKYPSYVQDIMGPMCFDFGFGPFRWVCASGKMEDLQFSDQLAAQVLEEMVQDAPEEISQQLADNIRWIKAAEENQLVVGSKARILYADALGRIRIAQAFNQAIAEGKMGPVVLGRDHHDVSGTDSPYRETSNIYDGSAFTADMAVQNFVGDAFRGATWISLHNGGGVGWGEVINGGFGMLLDGSPEADRRLQQMLFWDVNNGIARRAWARNPHARFAIEQEMKRSPGLQVTLAQEADEDLLDQLFK; from the coding sequence ATGCTAACAGACAACGCCAGTCTAACGGCCTTTCAGGCCGAAATACTAGCGGGCATTCCGCAAGAGCTGCCCGAATACCCAAAAATGGACCCCAGCATCAGCCGAGCGCCCAAGCGCAAGGACATCCTTAATTTGGAGGAGAAAAAATTGGCCCTTAAAAATGCCTTGCGTTATTTTCCGCCACATTTGCATGCTCAATTGGCGCCTGAATTTATGCAAGAGCTCAAGGATTATGGCCGCATCTATATGCACCGCTACCAGCCCAAGCAAGCCATTTATGCTCGTCCGATAGAGGAATATCCCCATCAATCTAAGCAGGCTGCGGCCATCATGCTGATGATTCAGAATAATTTGGACCCAGCGGTAGCCCAGCACCCTTATGAGCTGATTACTTATGGGGGCAATGGGGCTGTTTTTCAGAACTGGGCCCAATATCGCCTCACGATGAAGTACTTGGCGGAGATGACTGATGAGCAAACCTTAGTGATGTATTCTGGTCATCCGATGGGGCTCTTTCCGGCGCCCAAAGAATCGCCCAGAGTGGTGGTCACCAATGGCATGATGATTCCCAACCACTCTAAGGGAGATGATTGGGAGCGTTACAATGCTTTAGGCGTCACCCAATATGGTCAAATGACGGCAGGCTCCTATATGTATATTGGTCCACAAGGGATTGTGCATGGCACCACCATTACGGTCCTCAATGCGGGGCGTTTGCAAGGCAGCGATGATTTGGGCGGAAAGTTATTTGTTACAGCGGGTCTAGGCGGCATGTCGGGCGCTCAGGCCAAGGCGGCTGTTATTGCTGGCGCCATTGGCGTTGTAGCGGAGGCCGACCCCATTGCCACTCAAAAAAGACATGAGCAAGGCTGGGTAGATGAGGTCTATACTGATTTGGCCAAATTAGTAGAGCGGATAGAAAGCGCCAGAGCCAAAAAAGAGGCGGTATCCTTGGCCTATCAGGGCAATGTAGTTGCCCTTTGGGAATATTTGGTAGAGAAAAATGTAAACGTAGAGCTAGGCTCCGACCAAACCTCTTTGCACAACCCTTATGCTGGCGGCTACTACCCTATTGATATGGATTTTGATACGGCCAAGCAGATGATGGGTGAGCAGCCCGAGCAGTTTGCTCAAGCTGTGCAGGCCACTCTCCGCCGACATGTAGCGGCCATCAATACGATGAGCGAAAGAGGGATGTATTTCTTTGATTATGGTAATGCCTTCCTCAAGGCGGCTCGTGATGAAGCGGGGGCTGATATTTGTTTGCCTGATGGTCGATTTAAGTACCCCTCTTATGTGCAGGATATTATGGGGCCGATGTGTTTCGACTTTGGTTTTGGTCCTTTCCGTTGGGTTTGTGCCTCTGGAAAAATGGAAGATTTGCAATTTAGCGATCAGCTAGCGGCGCAGGTGCTAGAAGAGATGGTCCAAGATGCGCCAGAAGAAATTAGCCAGCAATTGGCGGATAACATTCGCTGGATTAAGGCCGCCGAGGAAAACCAATTGGTGGTAGGTTCTAAGGCTCGTATTCTCTATGCCGATGCCCTTGGTCGCATTCGCATTGCCCAAGCATTTAATCAAGCCATTGCTGAAGGGAAAATGGGGCCTGTGGTCCTTGGGCGCGATCATCATGATGTATCTGGAACAGATTCGCCCTATCGGGAAACCTCTAACATCTATGATGGCTCGGCCTTTACGGCCGATATGGCCGTACAGAACTTTGTGGGTGATGCCTTCCGTGGAGCTACTTGGATTTCTCTCCACAATGGTGGTGGTGTAGGTTGGGGCGAGGTCATCAATGGTGGCTTTGGAATGCTCTTAGATGGCAGTCCCGAAGCGGATCGCAGATTACAGCAAATGCTTTTCTGGGATGTCAATAACGGAATTGCCCGCCGTGCTTGGGCCAGAAACCCCCACGCCCGTTTTGCCATTGAGCAGGAAATGAAGCGTTCTCCAGGCTTGCAAGTTACCCTTGCCCAAGAAGCCGATGAGGACCTACTGGACCAACTTTTCAAGTAG
- a CDS encoding FISUMP domain-containing protein: protein MKISCHFPLLLLASLLLLGSCTKNIPAEASIFAGNNQETPLGARQNEPLQVRVTNNKGEPLEDVEVSFQIAIGNGTFDNGAFEARSKTNSYGVAQMYWTLGRENRSQKVRAEVDGLNGPALEFFGQPAYLEDSRDNQLYLLSEMGGQIWMGENLRYQANGSLVNPDFPATIYGRLYTWNTANSVCPAGFHLPSLSEWNNLVQSLPYDEGGPARLLKATSGWILSSDGIDALGFKVFAAGDYLTAQGEFRGLSEYGIFWSSEADGTQNAHYKILDYDDENMRGASYSQSNFAACRCVQD from the coding sequence ATGAAAATTAGCTGCCATTTTCCCCTTCTCCTGCTTGCTTCCCTCCTTCTTTTGGGAAGCTGTACCAAAAATATCCCCGCAGAAGCGAGCATTTTTGCAGGCAACAACCAAGAAACGCCCCTAGGCGCCCGCCAAAACGAACCCTTGCAGGTTCGGGTGACCAACAATAAGGGCGAGCCCCTAGAAGATGTGGAGGTCAGTTTTCAGATTGCCATTGGCAACGGTACTTTTGATAATGGCGCTTTTGAGGCCCGCAGCAAAACGAATAGCTATGGGGTGGCGCAGATGTACTGGACCTTGGGCCGAGAAAACCGCAGCCAAAAAGTTCGGGCCGAAGTAGATGGCTTAAATGGCCCCGCCCTAGAGTTTTTTGGCCAACCCGCCTACCTCGAAGATAGTCGAGACAACCAGCTTTATCTTTTGAGCGAAATGGGGGGCCAAATCTGGATGGGCGAAAACCTGCGTTATCAGGCCAATGGCTCCTTGGTTAATCCCGATTTTCCAGCCACTATTTACGGTCGTTTGTATACTTGGAATACAGCCAACTCGGTTTGTCCCGCTGGTTTTCATCTGCCTAGTTTGAGCGAATGGAATAATTTGGTCCAAAGCCTCCCCTATGATGAGGGAGGGCCAGCTCGTTTGCTCAAAGCGACTTCTGGCTGGATCCTCTCTAGCGATGGCATTGATGCCTTGGGCTTCAAGGTTTTTGCCGCTGGAGATTATCTTACGGCTCAGGGCGAATTTAGGGGCCTCAGCGAATATGGAATTTTTTGGAGCAGTGAGGCCGATGGCACACAGAACGCCCATTATAAAATTCTAGATTATGATGATGAGAACATGAGGGGGGCCAGTTATAGCCAATCTAATTTTGCCGCTTGTCGCTGCGTGCAAGACTAA
- a CDS encoding porin family protein, whose protein sequence is MLRKITLLTAFLAFVVSAQAQKEFKFGVYVEPSVSFFASNDKDVEPDGSNLGFTIGLLGEYYFGNSDNYALIMGGNFSFGRGGSLFYEDGGQLFPDSELDAESYVSTSTGNVGTNGEEMLLTPGTKVKYSLNYLEIPVGLKLRTNELGESYMRAFFQLPVLTIGIPVSARASIESPNETNFVNNTGKEVYYTPEKVKGENVYKDIFPLQIQLGAGAGVEYAPNEDGGLLLTAGLFYNYGFLDAVGTNQIFNLTGDLEPNKARTGFHNVGLRLGIVF, encoded by the coding sequence ATGCTGCGTAAAATCACCTTATTAACGGCCTTTTTGGCCTTTGTTGTTTCTGCCCAGGCACAAAAAGAATTTAAATTTGGCGTTTATGTAGAGCCTTCGGTCTCTTTTTTCGCCTCTAATGATAAGGATGTAGAGCCCGATGGTAGCAACCTTGGCTTTACTATTGGCCTGCTCGGAGAATACTATTTTGGCAATAGCGATAATTATGCGCTCATTATGGGCGGAAATTTCTCTTTTGGCCGTGGCGGTTCTCTTTTCTATGAGGATGGCGGACAACTTTTCCCCGATTCTGAGCTAGATGCCGAGTCTTATGTTAGCACAAGTACCGGAAATGTCGGCACCAATGGCGAGGAAATGCTCCTTACCCCCGGCACTAAGGTGAAGTACAGCCTCAATTACCTCGAGATTCCCGTTGGCCTAAAGTTGCGCACCAATGAGTTGGGCGAAAGCTATATGCGCGCCTTTTTCCAACTGCCCGTTCTCACAATTGGTATCCCCGTTTCGGCCCGCGCTAGCATAGAGTCTCCCAACGAAACGAACTTTGTCAACAACACAGGCAAGGAGGTTTACTACACCCCCGAAAAAGTAAAGGGCGAAAATGTTTATAAGGATATCTTCCCCCTCCAAATCCAACTTGGCGCCGGCGCTGGGGTAGAGTACGCCCCCAATGAAGATGGCGGCCTCTTGCTTACGGCTGGCCTGTTCTACAATTATGGCTTCTTGGATGCCGTAGGGACTAACCAAATCTTTAATCTAACTGGAGATCTAGAACCCAACAAAGCCCGCACGGGTTTTCATAATGTTGGCCTACGCCTAGGCATCGTTTTTTAA
- a CDS encoding DUF4271 domain-containing protein, whose translation MTNIETKHSLILGLFICFACLFLLPLGLSAQFGEQQLLAADALSLNMLVEEKQEQQAPLLEDPLAFEQLRLAPQKPAPAPYRATKISREHYVDNPYDLEDFSNPFNLPKKGQQLGQRKAKLAKDVDMDKFWSELFAPKEQPAVLSTSTQKAKRQPAWLLFALLGQLLLFAFLLTAYRSETYRDFWAYGNLNIAGQEEREQRFQQWSAYNILSYLQAGFALGSFIYLASNFMRLEEGQLPDWSFANFAFLLAATTAAYTARQAILRLLGELYPIGQEMSFYGYLNANQHRIMGFSLLPMLFLLAYSAPDLQGLLPMFLASLLGLSFAYTALRAAFTALDTVRFHKFQFFLYLCTVEIAPPLILLKFLSII comes from the coding sequence TTGACGAATATCGAGACAAAACATAGCCTAATTCTAGGCCTCTTCATTTGCTTTGCCTGTTTGTTTTTGCTTCCTTTGGGTCTATCGGCTCAGTTTGGCGAGCAGCAGCTTTTGGCGGCAGATGCTTTGAGTTTAAATATGCTGGTGGAAGAAAAGCAGGAGCAACAGGCGCCTCTGCTGGAGGATCCATTGGCCTTTGAGCAACTGCGTTTGGCTCCGCAAAAGCCAGCGCCAGCGCCTTATCGGGCGACAAAAATTTCTAGGGAGCATTATGTAGACAACCCCTATGACTTGGAGGATTTCAGCAATCCCTTCAATTTGCCCAAAAAGGGGCAGCAATTGGGGCAGCGCAAGGCCAAATTGGCCAAGGATGTAGATATGGATAAATTTTGGTCCGAATTATTTGCGCCCAAAGAGCAGCCTGCGGTTTTATCTACTTCTACGCAAAAAGCGAAGCGTCAGCCGGCATGGCTATTATTTGCCCTTTTGGGGCAGCTCTTACTATTTGCCTTTTTGCTCACGGCCTATCGCTCCGAGACCTACCGAGATTTTTGGGCCTATGGCAATTTGAATATTGCGGGCCAAGAAGAGCGAGAACAGCGGTTTCAGCAATGGTCGGCCTATAATATACTGAGCTATCTACAGGCGGGTTTTGCCCTAGGGAGCTTTATCTATTTGGCCAGCAACTTTATGCGTCTAGAAGAAGGCCAACTGCCCGATTGGAGCTTTGCGAACTTTGCCTTTTTGCTAGCTGCCACTACAGCCGCCTATACGGCCAGACAAGCGATTTTGCGGCTCTTGGGCGAGCTCTACCCCATTGGCCAAGAGATGAGCTTTTATGGCTACCTCAATGCCAATCAGCACCGCATTATGGGCTTTAGCTTGCTGCCTATGCTCTTTTTGTTGGCCTATAGCGCTCCTGACTTGCAGGGCCTATTGCCTATGTTCTTGGCTAGCTTGCTCGGCCTTAGTTTTGCCTATACGGCCCTAAGAGCGGCATTTACTGCCCTTGATACAGTTCGATTTCATAAGTTTCAGTTTTTTCTTTACCTTTGCACCGTTGAAATAGCCCCCCCGCTAATTCTACTCAAATTCTTGTCTATCATTTAA
- a CDS encoding gliding motility protein GldB, which produces MKTLWGLSAFVLLFSVFTACSSSEEGLPKYQPDLGELSAKVDIFRFEQDLMALPKDSTKIKEGIEKLKEKYPDFAPLYFGQIMGMPDDRPDFAPRLLSFLNFKESQLLYDSIQLAYPNLEQVEADLEQAGAHYLYYFGGKKHPFEKVYTYFSFYNYGTFTLEEFSGLGLDFFLGPNHIGYLAHPNLKNAYMRRTLTAEHISAKMAYALADRLVEQQAKRESSRLIDEMIFNGKKFFLSGAFLPQTADSLLFNFSAFQVEFCEKGEQGLWDYLGEQDLLYSSDATKYRKYVTVGPFKPELDLPGNSGSWLGTQILRQYARRRRLELKNNRPNSSPREIDQVIIQEILNESSPEHFMKRYKPRK; this is translated from the coding sequence ATGAAAACTCTTTGGGGCCTATCGGCTTTTGTCTTGCTTTTTTCGGTCTTTACGGCATGTAGTAGCTCAGAGGAGGGCCTGCCTAAATACCAGCCAGATTTGGGCGAGCTATCGGCCAAGGTAGACATCTTTCGTTTTGAGCAAGACTTAATGGCCTTGCCTAAAGACAGTACGAAGATAAAGGAAGGGATAGAGAAATTGAAGGAAAAGTATCCGGATTTTGCCCCCCTTTATTTTGGCCAAATTATGGGTATGCCTGATGATCGGCCAGATTTTGCCCCCCGCTTGCTGAGTTTCCTCAACTTTAAAGAATCGCAGTTACTCTATGATAGTATTCAGTTGGCTTATCCCAATTTGGAGCAGGTAGAGGCAGACTTGGAGCAGGCCGGAGCGCATTATCTCTATTATTTTGGGGGCAAAAAGCATCCCTTTGAGAAGGTCTATACCTACTTTAGCTTTTACAATTATGGCACCTTTACCTTAGAAGAGTTTTCGGGTTTGGGCTTAGACTTCTTTTTGGGCCCCAACCATATTGGTTATTTGGCCCATCCGAACTTGAAAAACGCCTATATGCGCAGAACCCTAACGGCAGAGCATATCTCGGCCAAAATGGCCTATGCCTTGGCCGATCGTCTAGTAGAGCAACAGGCCAAAAGAGAAAGCAGCCGCTTGATTGACGAGATGATTTTTAATGGCAAGAAGTTCTTTCTCTCTGGGGCTTTTCTGCCTCAAACCGCCGACAGTCTACTCTTTAATTTTTCGGCCTTTCAAGTTGAATTTTGCGAAAAAGGGGAACAAGGCCTTTGGGACTATTTGGGCGAGCAAGACCTCTTATATAGCAGCGATGCCACCAAATACCGAAAATACGTAACCGTAGGTCCTTTTAAGCCAGAGCTAGACCTGCCGGGCAATTCGGGCAGTTGGTTAGGGACCCAAATCTTGCGGCAGTATGCCCGCCGTCGGCGATTGGAGCTCAAAAATAACCGCCCCAATAGCAGCCCCCGAGAAATAGACCAAGTCATTATTCAGGAAATCCTCAATGAAAGTAGCCCCGAACATTTTATGAAGCGCTACAAGCCGAGAAAATAA
- a CDS encoding uroporphyrinogen-III synthase translates to MSSVEAKERLKRVESILVTQMTTKNNKAPYDRLVEKYGIKVDYRPFTEVRPVSAKEFRKQKVRLEEYSAIIFTSKSAIDHYFRLCEEMRYKVPAETKYFCLSEAIALYLQKHTTYRKRRVFFGKRTLQDLKPYLLKHKKKETFLLPSSNLGKKAYETFLEAEGFNFVVSEMYLAASSDISDLEDVFYDILVFFSPLSLDSLYDNFPDFKQNNTRIAVYGNSTAKAIEAKGLYIDIKVPNPEFPKIRSMAEAIEHYIKEANDL, encoded by the coding sequence ATGTCATCCGTGGAAGCAAAAGAAAGATTGAAGCGCGTAGAGAGTATTTTGGTGACTCAAATGACTACCAAAAATAATAAAGCTCCCTATGACCGCTTAGTAGAGAAGTACGGTATTAAGGTGGATTATCGCCCATTTACAGAGGTTCGGCCCGTTTCGGCCAAGGAGTTTCGCAAACAAAAGGTAAGGCTAGAAGAGTATTCGGCTATTATTTTTACCTCTAAGTCGGCTATTGACCACTATTTTCGCCTTTGTGAGGAGATGCGCTATAAGGTGCCTGCAGAGACCAAGTATTTTTGCCTCTCTGAAGCGATTGCCCTCTATTTGCAAAAGCATACCACTTACCGCAAGCGCCGTGTCTTTTTTGGCAAAAGAACCTTGCAAGACCTCAAACCTTATTTGCTGAAGCATAAGAAGAAAGAGACCTTCTTGCTGCCCTCTTCTAATTTGGGCAAAAAAGCCTATGAGACGTTCCTAGAAGCGGAAGGCTTTAATTTTGTCGTTTCTGAAATGTACCTAGCAGCTAGCTCGGATATTTCTGATCTAGAGGATGTTTTCTATGATATTTTGGTCTTTTTTAGCCCATTGAGTCTAGACTCGCTCTACGATAACTTTCCCGACTTTAAGCAAAATAATACTCGTATTGCCGTTTATGGCAATTCTACCGCCAAGGCCATTGAGGCCAAAGGCTTGTATATTGATATTAAGGTCCCTAATCCAGAGTTTCCTAAAATCCGCTCTATGGCCGAGGCTATTGAGCATTATATAAAGGAAGCCAACGACCTTTAA